Within Xanthomonas theicola, the genomic segment GCGGGCGCGCAGGACCCGCAGCGCCGACGTTGGAAGACGCGCTCGCTGCCCTGCCCAAGGCTGCAGGAGCGACGCCGGATGACCTCGGGCCATCCGTCGCGACGAGGGCCGCCAGTCACGCCCGTCGCCACTGCAGCCGCTCCCACCTCACGTCGCCCGCGCGCGTGGCGTCGCCTGGATCGGCAACGTCACTGGCCTGCTGCGCGGCAATCGCGCACGCGCGCTCACAAACGATACACGCCCGCGTTTCTGCAATGGCGGCCCGGCGCACGCCGCGCTGCGAACCGGCCCCGCGCATCCGCATCGGCGGATCGGCGCCGGGCACGCCGCGCCGGCCGCATTCCCTTCTTCCAGGACACGCACATGAGCTACTACATCAACGAGACCACGGACCCGCTGTCGATCGGTGCACAGCAATGGGCGCAGGTTGCACTCGAAGGCGGCAACAACCAGGGCACCCTGCTGCAGTTCGACCCGCTGTTTTCCAGCATCGGCATCGCGGTGGTCAACAATGGCACCCTGGTCGGGCTGAATCTTCCGCTGCACGACAGCCAGGGCGACGCCTTCGGCGCCGCCGACGTGCCGACGGTGCTGGCGATCGCGCATGCGGGCACGGCGCCGGGCAGTACCCCACCGTGCATCGTGTTCGGGCAACTCGCCTACTGGGAGCACTCGGCAAGCCAGGCCTACCAGGCGCTGCTGCAGGCGCTGCAGCCCAGCGGCGACTTCGTGCTGGGCAACAGCGCGCCCTGCATCGGCGTGGACAATGGCGGCGCACCGTACCTGATCCAGGACTAGCACGCTTTCGCCGGGCGTTCTGCCAGCGCGGAGGCGTCGTGCGCCACCTCGGGCGGAGCCGCTCCTGCAAGCGCCATCCAGCAAAGTGAAGACGCTGCCGGCCGCGAGCGCGAGCTCATGCTGCAGGTTCTGCCGCGCTGCGCTCACGTACACCAGCGGCGCGTTCCAGTTGATCGCCACTTCGTTGCTGGCGTAGCTGCACTCCTGGTCCAGATAGGACAGCGCCGGCAGCGACGAGGCATAGGCGTGCTTGCCCTCCCTGACGTCCTGCTGGCCCGGCTGCGGACCACCGAGCAGCAGGCCCGGGACCGGCATGGCGACGCCGTCGGCGATGGAGATGCGATGGTGGAGGTGCATCGGCGCGCGCGCCGATGCCGGTCACGAACGACATGCGCAGCGGATTGCGCCCGAGCACGAGTCCAGTTGCGACTGTGCGGCCTGCAGGTACTCGGGCCTGCGCTCCAGCCGATAGGCCTGCACGAGCAGCATTGCCTGGTTCAAGGCGGCGCTGTTGCTGCCCCAGTGGAAGTCGGCCGGCGCCATCGGCACTTTCCATGCCGACCCCTGCCAGGCGTGCAGTAGGTGCATGGCCACGCCGTCGATCGCGCGCGCGATGCGCGCCTGGTCCGCGTGCGCGGTCAGCCGCGCGCGGTGTTGCGCCAGCGACATCCACGCCAACCCGCCCACCGCTCCCCAGTTCGGGACGCTTGCCGGCACGTTGCGCGCCATCGCCGCGTCGTAGAACGCGTCGTCGGCGGCGCCCCGGTACAGTTCGGTCGCGGCCCAGGCGAACTCGTCGTCGAGCATGGCATCGTCATAGCCGCCGGTATGCACGTCCACCGGCTGCCAGTAGACCGCGTCCGGATGCGCCTGCGCCAGGCCCAGGCGCGCCGCGCGGCGTCCAGCATGCGCGGGGACACGCCGCCGAAGCGGTCGTCGAACGGCGCGTAGATGCGGCTGGCCTGGACCATCGCCGCGGCGAAGTCGAGCGTCGCGGTGCTCTTCCGCATCACATAGCGCGGCGCGCGCGCCTGGTCGGCATCTGCGTGCCGCCGAAGTCGAGGTTGGCCAGCTTGTGGTCGACGCCGCCGCGGGCCGTATGCCGCATCGCCCGCATCCCTTGCAGGTTCCAGTCGACCTCGCGCAGGATGTCCGGCACGCCGCCGCTGTCCGGGATGCCTTCCTTCTGTGCGGCGAAATAGGCCGGCAACCGCTCGTAGGCGGCCAGCAGCGTATACACGGCGATGCCGGAATTGACCACGTACTCGTTGTAGTCGCCGGCGTCGTACCAGCCTTTGGGCGCGGAGATCGAACTGCCGGCCGGGCGCCCGGGCGAGGCCGCCGAGGCATGGATCGGCACCTCGGTCTCCGGATGCCCTTGCGCGCGCGGCGGCCGGCGTGCTGGCCAGGCAGCGCGGGGCCGGCACGGTTGCCTTCAGCGCCGCGCGCGACAGCGCCTGGTCGGCATCGGCGGCGATGGCGAAGCTGTCCGACGGCGGCGGCCCGTCCACGCGCAGGCGATAGCGGCGCGGCGTGTGCAGCGCGGAGAAGTCGGCGATGCGCACCGTCTGCGCGCCGGCGCCCATGCCGCCGCGGCGCCGAGCGTGCCGCGCAGCGCCTCCTCGCCGGAGTCGGCACGCTCGATCGCGAACGCCGCGCCGTGGCCGTCGGGCACCACCGCGGACTCGCTGGCGCCGGCGGGTCGTCGATCTGGTCGAGCCGGATCCCGGACACCGCGGCGTCCCCGCTGCGCGAGGCACAGCCACCGGCGAGCAGGCAGGCGAGCAGCAGGCAACGCAGGGCGGCGGGCAGGTTGGACCGATGCTCGCCGGCCGCGATGACGGCTGCAAGCGCCGTCCGTCGCCGATGCCGTGGCGCTCATCCGGGCAGCGGCCGTGCCTGCAGCGCGGCCTGCGCGTGGGTGGTGACGAAACGGCCCTTGCCATCGCGCGCCAACTGCGCCAGCGCGCAGTCCGGATCGTGGGTGAAGAACAGATGCACGTTGCGCGCCAGCGCGTCCTCCAGGAACGCGCGCTTCTCGTCGATCAGCAGCTCGGCGTTGCGGTCGTAGCCCATGGTGATCGGCACGTGCACCCAGGAGCGCCCGGGAATCAGGTCGGCGCAGAAGGCGACGCCGCCGTGCGCCTGGCCATCGGCCTGCCGCGCGCCGACGATCTCGGCCAGCATCAGCCCCGGCGTATGTCCGTCGCTGAAACGGAAACGCACCGCCTCGCCCAGCGTGCGCGAGTATTCGCCGTCGACCAGCTCCAGGCGGCCGCTGGCCTCGAGCAGGCCGGGCAACTCGGGGATGAAGCTGGCGCGGTCGCGCGGATGCGGCTGCAGCGCGCGCTGCCAGTGCGCCGCACCGACCAGGAAGCGCGCGTTCGGGAACAGCAGCTCCGGCGCGGCGCCCTCGCGCCACGGCGCCAGCAGCCCGCCGGCGTGGTCGAAGTGCAGATGGCTCAGCACCACCACGTCGATGCCGGTATGCGCGAGGCCGACCGCGCGCAGCGAATCCAGCAGCACGTGGCGCTGTTCCTGCACCCCGTAGCGCTCGCGCAGCGCCGGCGCGAAGAACGCGCCGATGCCGGTCTCGAACAGCACCGTCTTGCCGGCCAGCGGGCGCGCCAGCAGCGCGCGGCAGGCCAGCGCGATGCGGTTGCCGTCGTCCGGCGCGGCCCACTGCTGCCACATCGCCTTGGGCGCGTTGCCGAACATCGCGCCGCCGTCGAGCTTCTGCGAATTGCCTTGGATGGACCAGAGTTTCATTTTTTCGGGACTCGGGACTCGGGACCGCGGCTTACGGCGCCGGTGTCGCCAGTTGCACCTCGACGCTGCCGACCTCGTTGCGCGGATCGCTGCCGCCGCTGAGCACATTGTTGCGCTTGTTCCACTCCACGGTCTGCAGATTGCCCCACACGTGGCTGGAACCGCGCCCGCCCTCGGCGGCATCGCCGGGCAGTTTGAGCGCATGGCCCATCGCCTGCAGGCCCTGCACGGTGGCCGCATCGAAGGCGCCGCTCTCGGCCTCGATCACGTCCGGCAGCCACTGGTGGTGGTAGCGCGGCAGCGCGGCGACCTGCTGCGCGCTCAGGCCGTCGTCGTAGCCGAGGATGCCGAGCAGCACCATGGTGATGATGCGGCTGCCGCCCGGGGTGCCGAGCACGATCGCCTTGTCGGCGTTCTCCATGAAGGTCGGCGACATCGAGCTGAGCGGGCGCTTGCCCGGCTTGGGCGCGTTGGCTTCGTAACCCATCACCCCGAACGCGTTGGGCGTGCCCGGCTTGAGCGCGAAGTCGTCCATCTCGTCGTTGAGCAGCACGCCGGTGCCCTTGGGGATCAGCCCCGAGCCGAACAGCAGGTTCACGGTCTGGGTCGCGCCGACCCGGTTGCCCGCGCCGTCGATGATCGAGAAGTGGGTGGTCTCGTCGTCCTCCAGCGGAGTCGGCTTGCCCGACAGCAGGTCGCTGGGGGTGGCCTTCTCCGGGTTGATGGTCGAGCGCAGGCCCAGCGCGTAGTCCTTGCTCAGCAGCACCCGCTGCGGCACCGCGGTGAAGTCCGGATCGCCCAGGAAGAAGGTGCGGTCGCGGTAGGCGCGGCGCATCGCCTCCACCACCAGATGGGTGCGATGCACCGGGTCCATCGCCTTCAGGTCGTAGCCTTCCAGGATCTGCAGCATGCTGGCCAGGGCGATGCCGCCGGAGGACGGCGGCGGCGCGGTGGTGACGGTCCAGCCCTTGTACTCGAACCGGATCGGCGTTCGCTGCTTGACCGTGTAGCCGGCCAGTTCCTCGGCGGTCCAATGGCCGCCGGCCTGCTTGACCCCGGCCAGCAGCTTCCTGGCGGTGGCGCCGCGGTAGAAGCCGTCGAAGCCCTTGGCGGCCAGCAACTGCAAGGTATTGGCCAGTTCCGGCTGCCTGAACAGGTCGCCTTCGGCGATCGGCTTGCCGTTGCGCAGATACACCTGACGGGTGCCGGGATAGCGCTCCATCACCTTGCGCCGCGACTGGTAGCCCTCGGCCATGCGCCGGTACACCGGGAAGCCGTCGCGGGCGATGCGGATCGCCGGCGCCAGCGACTGCCGCAGCGGCAGCCGGCCGTGCTTGGTCGCCAGTTCCACCAGCGCCGCCGGCAGGCCGGGAATGCCGGCCGACCACGGGCCGTTGACCGAGCGGTCGCGGTCCAGCGCGCCCTTGGCGTCCAGGAACGCGTCGGCGCTGGCCGCTTCCGGCGCGTATTCGCGCGCGTCCAGCATCACGTCCTTGCCGGTCCTGGCGTCGTGCAGCAGGAAGAACCCGCCGCCGCCCAGGCCGGAGCTGATCGGCTCGACCACCGACAGCGTCGAGGACACCGCCACCGCGGCGTCGAACGCATTGCCGCCCTCGCGCAGGAGCTGCAGGCCGGCCTCGGTGGCCAGGCGATGGCCGCTGGCGACGGCGGCGCCGGGCGGATGCGCGGCAGCGGTCGCGGTCGGCGCCTCGGCCCACGCCGGCGGCGTCAGGACCAGGGCGAGCAGCAGGATGCGGCGGACGAGGCGTCTCATACGGCGGCGGGCTCCTGTGGGTACGACTGGGGATGATCGCGCTGCAGTCGCAACAGCTTGGCCAGCAACTGGTCGTGGCTTTCCGGGATCGCCGGATCCGGGTCGATGCACTCGACCGGGCACACCACCACGCATTGCGGCTCGTCGAAATGGCCGACGCATTCGGTGCAGCGGGCCGGATCGATCACGTAGATCGTCTCGCCCATCGCGATGGCCTGGTTCGGGCAGGCCGGCTCGCAGACGTCGCAGTTGACGCAGAGCTCGTTGATCTTGAGGGACATTCCGCTGGATTCGGCCCTAACCCGCGCATCTTACCGGATCGGGCAGCGCGCGCCCCGCGAAGGGCGCGGCAAGCGCGCGGAACACAGCGTCGCCTTGGCGCGCGGCGGCGGTCAGCGGTGGCCACGCGACGCATGCCTGCGGCGTTGACACCTGCGCCTCGCGGCGCCTACAGTCGCGCCGTCGAAAATGGCTGGCTTGGTCTCGGTAGGCCCAAGCCCTTCCCTGTCTGTCCCGGGAAGCTCTGGTCCGCGCGCCGCGCGCGATCCCCCGACAGTCCCCGCGTTTCGTCCATGCCCGGGGTCTGTCCGTGAGCATGCCGACCCTGCAGCTCCGGCGGATCCGCCATCCCAGGAGCCGTTCCATGTCATCCATGCATGCATCCCTCCCGCTCGCTGCTCGTCTATCTCGGCAACGGCGTGCAAGGCGCTGCCGTCGTCCATGCCGCGCTGCGCCGCGGCTTCCAGGTCAGGGCGCTGGTCCGCGACCGCCGCCGCGCGCAGGCGCTGGCCGCCCTCGGCGTCGAGCTTGCCGAGGGCGACCTGCGCGATCCGGCGTCGCTGCGGGCCGCCAGCGCGGGCGTCGCCCATGCCGTGCTGCAGATTCCCACCGGACCGGAACAGGCGATGCTGGCCCAGGCCGGACATGCGCTGGCGGCGATCACCGCGTGCCGGCTGCGCTCGTTCGTCCTGAAACTGGCGAGCGCGCGCCTGCCCGCCCCCTGCAGCGAACCGAGCTTCGTCGCCAACGC encodes:
- a CDS encoding glycoside hydrolase family 9 protein, with the translated sequence MPIHASAASPGRPAGSSISAPKGWYDAGDYNEYVVNSGIAVYTLLAAYERLPAYFAAQKEGIPDSGGVPDILREVDWNLQGMRAMRHTARGGVDHKLANLDFGGTQMPTRRARRAM
- a CDS encoding MBL fold metallo-hydrolase, whose protein sequence is MKLWSIQGNSQKLDGGAMFGNAPKAMWQQWAAPDDGNRIALACRALLARPLAGKTVLFETGIGAFFAPALRERYGVQEQRHVLLDSLRAVGLAHTGIDVVVLSHLHFDHAGGLLAPWREGAAPELLFPNARFLVGAAHWQRALQPHPRDRASFIPELPGLLEASGRLELVDGEYSRTLGEAVRFRFSDGHTPGLMLAEIVGARQADGQAHGGVAFCADLIPGRSWVHVPITMGYDRNAELLIDEKRAFLEDALARNVHLFFTHDPDCALAQLARDGKGRFVTTHAQAALQARPLPG
- the ggt gene encoding gamma-glutamyltransferase, which gives rise to MRRLVRRILLLALVLTPPAWAEAPTATAAAHPPGAAVASGHRLATEAGLQLLREGGNAFDAAVAVSSTLSVVEPISSGLGGGGFFLLHDARTGKDVMLDAREYAPEAASADAFLDAKGALDRDRSVNGPWSAGIPGLPAALVELATKHGRLPLRQSLAPAIRIARDGFPVYRRMAEGYQSRRKVMERYPGTRQVYLRNGKPIAEGDLFRQPELANTLQLLAAKGFDGFYRGATARKLLAGVKQAGGHWTAEELAGYTVKQRTPIRFEYKGWTVTTAPPPSSGGIALASMLQILEGYDLKAMDPVHRTHLVVEAMRRAYRDRTFFLGDPDFTAVPQRVLLSKDYALGLRSTINPEKATPSDLLSGKPTPLEDDETTHFSIIDGAGNRVGATQTVNLLFGSGLIPKGTGVLLNDEMDDFALKPGTPNAFGVMGYEANAPKPGKRPLSSMSPTFMENADKAIVLGTPGGSRIITMVLLGILGYDDGLSAQQVAALPRYHHQWLPDVIEAESGAFDAATVQGLQAMGHALKLPGDAAEGGRGSSHVWGNLQTVEWNKRNNVLSGGSDPRNEVGSVEVQLATPAP
- a CDS encoding YfhL family 4Fe-4S dicluster ferredoxin; its protein translation is MSLKINELCVNCDVCEPACPNQAIAMGETIYVIDPARCTECVGHFDEPQCVVVCPVECIDPDPAIPESHDQLLAKLLRLQRDHPQSYPQEPAAV